A region of the Callithrix jacchus isolate 240 chromosome 10, calJac240_pri, whole genome shotgun sequence genome:
GGCAGGAGTGCGAAGGCACAAAAACCGAGCGTCAGACAGGTCTCTGCAGCTTGGTAGGAGTTCCAGGAGGAGCAGGAAACAGAAGGGAGGAAATCGTCAGAGGAACGCCACAGTTTCCAGAATCACAGATTGAATCAGTTCACATGGCGTCCAGCACAGCGAATGAAAAGGCCACGGCAGAAGACACCAGGGATAGAGCTTCCAGAGGGAACGGCAACACCCAAACCCTGtcgtctgttttgtgctgctgaaACAGAATACCCGACACTGGGTGGTTTACAGGGGACGGAGGTTCGTTTCTTATAGTTTGGAACTCCAAGATAGAGGGTCCCACGTCTGGCAAGGGCCATTGTGCAGTGTCACCCTGTGGGGGAGGGCAGAAGGGAAGAGGTGCTCACAGCCCGAAGCCCTTTCAGGACCGCATAATCCATCCGGAGGGCAGAGCCTCAGCCGGCTcctgatcacctcccaccagctgcGGCACCACGTGCTTGTGGGGGCACGTTCAGACTGCAGCAGCAGCTCGTCTGCAGTGTACGGAGAATCAGAATGTCGCCTCCCACCTGGACACTAGAAGGTGTCTTCAGAATGCTGTCAGAAAAGCGTTTCCATGGTAGACTTTAGCATCAGTTCACTCATCAGTCATGTGAGGGGtggatgaaaatattttctgatgtgTGAGTTCTGAAAAAGGTACTTCCCAAGTGCCCCTTCAGGAAGTTCTGAGATGAGAGGAAGAGTCTAAGGCTGTGGAGAGAGGGGGCAGCGGGCGGCAGGCTGGGCGGGGGGCGGCAGGACCCTGTGTGTGGCTGTGCCAGCAGCAGGGAGTCAGATGCGATTCTCACCCCTGGTCTTCAGGAACTGCTTGGAGCCTGCCAGGGAGGCCCAGGGCCCTGTCCCAGCCGTGTTTTCGCTGGGGGCAGCCTTGCCTCAGGCCCGTCTAGGGTCTTCCACATTCTGACGGGCTGTGCCTGCCTTCATCGTGAGCAACTTGAGTGATAGCACCTTGCCTCAGACTGGCAGAGTGGCGCCAGTGGCCTGCAGTCTCAACACGCACGTGAGTTCATGGCACCTGCCTGCGCTTTTTATTCTCCCCTGTTCTACATGCAGTGTCTACTTGTTAAGGACATTTTGAGGGGAAAACCGGTTTACTTCTTAAAACAGAGGGAAATTCAACCTTAGCCCTGTGTTCCATCCTGAAGAAAGTTCTAATGACAGAGTGAGTCATCCCGGCTCCGATGCTGCCACCTGATGGGGCGGCCGCCAAGCGCCCCAGGCCGTCTCCTCAGTCGTCGCCCTGTTTGTGCCTCAGCGGCTTCTGCTTGGATTGGACAAGTTGCGTGTGTGAGCAGCTGTTTTTTTGTGATACAGGATCTTGCACACCCACGGTGGGGAGGTACATCCAGGAGGCCAGCAGCTTCAGACAGCACCAGGAGGCAAGGCTGGCGATGTGCCAGGCTGTCTCCTGCAGTGTGAAGAGTCATGATTCCCAGTGATAGAAGCGTCCCAggagcttcagcctcctgagtagctggggccacaggggcacgccaccgcacctggctgatctttacattttttgtggagatggggtctcactgtgttgcccaggctggtcttgacatAGGCTAagagctcctcctgcctcagcctcccaaagtgctgggattacaggcgtgaactaccatgCTCCGGCTGGAGGCAGCTGTATTGAAGGCATCATTCACATACGGCAGAATTCTGTGATTTCAAGCATACAATTGAGTGAGTTTTGGCGAACCTATAGGTCTGTATGGGCAGTGCCTGTAGCCTGTGCCATCCTCAGGAAAGCCCCTCATCTGCCCAGAGGTTTTACCTCTCTAGAACACGGGGCGATGCCCCCCAGCCCCACTGACTTCCACATGGCTCTCTCCATTCTAGAACATGGGGCGATGCCCCCCTAGTCCCACTGCCTTCTGCGTGGCTCTCTCTGTTCTAGAATGTGGGGCGGATGTCCCCCGCTGTCTTCTGTGTGGCACACTCCATTCCAGAACATGAGGCGGATGCTCCCTGTGGCCCTGCTGTCTTCTGCGTGGCACACTCCATTCCAGAACGTGAGGCGGATGCTCCCTGTGGCCCCGCTGTCTTCTCTGTGGCACACTCCATTCCAGAACGTGAGGCGGATGCTCCCTGTGGCCCTGCTGTCTTCTGCGTGGCTCTCTCTGTTCTAGAATGTGGGGCGGATGTCCCCCGCTGTCTTCTGTGTGGCACACTCCATTCCAGAACGTGAGGCGGATGCTCCCTGTGGCCCTGCTGTCTTCTGCGTGGCACACTCCATTCCAGAACGTGAGGCGGATGCTCCCTGTGGCCCCGCTGTCTTCTCTGTGGCACACTCCATTCCAGAACGTGAGGCGGATGCTCCCTGTGGCCCTGCTGTCTTCTGCGTGGCTCTCTCTGTTCTAGAATGTGGGGCGGATGTCCCCCGCTGTCTTCTGTGTGGCACACTCCATTCCAGAATGTGAGGCGGATGCTCCCTGTGGCCCTGCTGTCTTCTGCGTGGCTCTCTCTATTCCAGAACATGGGTTGGATGCTCCCTGTGGCCCCGCTCTCTTCCATGTGGCGTTCCCACCCTTCTGGGGAGTCTGCACGCCTTGTGTGCCGGTCAGTCCTCTTGGTGGTGGAGCTTAGTGCAGATTCGGTGACTGACATCTCCACTCCCCACAGGGAGCATCTGAGGCCCAGTTTTGAGCCGTCATTACCGGATTCCTTCGATTCCTCACAACGGGCCTCCAGGTGCATAGTGAGGCGGGCATCGTCCGGTGTGTGAGGTTTTCAGGAAACTGAAATGTTTTGCTGTAGATACTTTTTAGAAATCTATGTTAGGGTATAGAttgtacccattttttttttcaattataaaagGAAGATTAGTGAATATTTTATGTTCTCCACATTCTGAGGAGCTTCTCGCTGGGGGTGCCCAGCCCTGGCTGCCATTGGAAGGTCTTGTCTTCACTTGTTTCTGAGCTAGGAAAATTGATCTTCTTACGTTTATTGATCATTTGTAGTGTTTTTCTGCCTGGGGATGGTTTTTTCTTTGCCCCTTTTTTGGCGGAGAGGGCGATGTTCACTTTGTTCTTATTGATTTGCAAAAGTCCTATTTGTCTATGAGGAGCTCACTCACTCAAATACTTTCAGGTTCCAGCTGCCAGCACCGGCCCTGTTTTCAGCTCCCAGGACTGAACAGAAGATCACCCACTGCCCCGTTTCCCACTCCCGCTTCTGCTCCTGTTGGACTGACAGACCCAGCAGGACACGGAGTGAATGGCGTGGCTGGTTGAGGTAGAGGCTGGGGTCTCCTAGGTGACACTGGGCAGAGGCTGGCAAGAATGACGTTGGGGGCAAGGGAACAGCCTGGGGACTCCTGGGGCTGAGGACTCAGGGGCAAGGCCGGCCTGAGGGGCACATGGGTGACCcggagagggagagacaggccCCAGTGACTTGGGTTTGAGGAGGATTCTCTGGCTGAGGCCTGAGTCTGGGCCAGGGTCGTCCAGGTGGCCAGTGCAGAGACTGCGCGGAACTCACCATGCATGAGGGACTGGGCTGCCGGGCCAGGCCTTGTCCTGCAGTGGGACAGCCGTTGCACCCCTGTGTTCCCGAGGGTGCCCTGTGCTGTGTCCCCTCCCTGTGCGGCCTCAGCCATGGACCCCCACTTAAGGAATCTGAAGTATGGGCAGTGGTACCTCCCACGCTAGTTTTTCGTCTTGCCTTGTGTCTGTCTCCTTTGGAATGTGGGGTACTCCCACATGTGACGCTTTTCCTCCAGTTTCAAAGATGAAAACAGCGTTTCCAATTAGAGGGGAATGTGCTCTGAGGAGCTGCCCACCTGCCCGCCTGCTGCTCTTTTCCCCTGGGAGTGGGCTTCCGGGTCTTCAGTCCAATTCCTCCCTCCCAGCCTTCCGGAGCTCACCATGGTACCCTCTTTACCAGACACCTCGGGCTAGAGCCCTGCCCCAGGTGCACCCCACACCCAGCATCCACAGCAGGACAGGCAGGATGGTATTTGTTCCAGCTGTCAACTCACGGGGTCTGCGCAGTGACTTTTGACCACACCCTTTGCAGTGTGGCCGGTGTGTGCCTGGAACCTGCCCTGCCCACCCAGAGCCACCTGTGCACGCATCAGGAGTGCCCATTCTCCCACAGGCCtgtggaggggagggcagggcaccGTCACCATGCCTCTCTTGGGTTGTGTCCGTCTCTGGAGACCCCCCAGCACTCCAGAGCGCAGGGCACACTCCGTTTCTGTCCGGCATTTTTCTAAGGAAAAGCTGTTTCTCAACTGATGTCAGCAGTTgttggggaaaaaatttttgacaaaaacattgatttccagtttttctgTTTGAGCCCCTACAGGCCAGGTGGCCATGGCGGCACCCCTGGTCAGGCCTGTGACCGAGAGGGTCCCCACAGTCAGAGATCATCCGGGGCCGGCAAGTGGGCACTTTGGGCTGACTTCCCACCAGCTCCAGGGGACTCTGCGGGGGCAAGGAGTGGTGTGCTCTTGCAGGCCACTGCTCCTCCCTCGTGGAGCTCCCAGCTTCCTTCCTTTGCCACTCAGCCTGGGCTAAATTTTGCAGCCAAGGATTTTATACTAGCCAGAAAGGGGCGGGGTGGCCTGGCAGAGCTCCACCACCCTGTTCCTAGGCAGCCCGGGCGCTGGCTGCCTTTGCTCACTCCTGCTGGGTTTGgtgaagctgggggtggggagaatgcAGTGACAGAGGGGCAGGGTCTCACCTATCCCTTGCCTTTTCTGAGCCTGTGAGCTCCTGAGGGATCGTGAGCCCTCTTGTTTGTTTTAACCACCAATCCACGCCCTGCCACCTTGCTATGAGCAGGTGAGTGTGGGGGCTCCTTCACTTTCTTCAGCGGCATGATAGATGGGGGCCCTTAAGCCCTCTCACCTATCCCCCAGGCCAAGGGTTTGCCTCGAGCCAAATTTGggcttcaggaggcagaggggtcAGGGATCGCTGGAGGCCCCTGCCCTCCAGAAGTCAGTGGTGGCTGGGGGCCAGCAGAATGACTAGGCAGTCTCCAGTAGCCACTGTAATCGTTTGGAGTTTGGCTTGACTTGAACTTGAAATGGACAATTTtggaggtgtggtggtgcattacTCTGCCTTCTAAATTTATACTGAAATCTTTGCCCGGCCCTCCTGCTGATGGCTCCAGGCAGCTCTTTCTGCATGGCCTCCGCCTGGCTCCTGGCCTCCTGGCAGTCTGTGATCACCCTCACCCCAGGAGGACACTTGACCTCCAGCATGGTCCCGCATGTCTTCCTGGATGTCCTGTGGCCCCCCAGGCTGTGCTGTGGAAGGCGTACTATCTGAGGGTGCGAGGCCTGTGGCGTGTCTGGGACTTCCTTTAGGGCTGGGAGGACCCTGGTTTGCTTCAAGCATGCTTGCAGTGCCACCTCAGGTCTCAGGTGTCCGTGGATGTTGGCACCTCCAGGTCAGCTGTGGAAGAGAAGCCCTTTGCACTGGAAAGAGGGGCTGTCACTGTCTCCTACTGGGTGGCGTGGAAGAAAGCTGATGTGTTTCGGGCATTTTCCTCTTTGGTATGAGGCTTGTTGGCCAGCGTGCTAGGAGCAGGGATGGGTTTGGGGTAGACTTGATGGCACTTTCTCCTCTGCCCCTTCCTCTGCTGACTGGGCTGTGGGAACTAGAAGGGCAGTGCTCACTTGGGAACTGGAGGCAAGCCAGGGACAGGATGGGCTTGTGCTACACTCTGGGCCGAGCATGTAGGAATAAGCCCCTTTCCCTTCCACATGCTACTGTCCCCTTTTGGGGGACAGTCGTGTGTGAAGGCTGGAGCCAGGCTGCCAGCACAGGGGTCAACAGGAATGGCCTTGGCTGCTGTGTGAGGAGAAGCTTGGGGCTTAAGGGTTCGTGCGCACCCCTGCACCAGTGGCTCTCCCTGCAGAAACCTGACCCCCTCTGGCTACCCGCTTCTAATCCAGACTGCGACTTCCTGGTGGCCTGTGGTCTCCTTTTGATTTGTGTTGCTCATGGGCGCGTGTGTCCTGTGCGGTCTCTCCGAGACTCCACCTCGGGTTTTGCTTGCCTCTGATGCGCAGTGTGGGGCTCCATGTGGCGCTCCTGACTGTCCAGAGTCACAGAGCAGCTTTTCTGAGGGGGCTTCTGGGACATTTCTATCACCAGGAGTAGTGACTTCTCATGTTGCAGGGGGCGAGCCTGGCGTATTGCCGGCCTTGCCTCCTGGAACTGTCCGAGCTGCTGGCTTGTGGCCCCCTGTGGGTGTGTGTTCACTGGGGGTTGTGGCTGGGGATG
Encoded here:
- the MOB2 gene encoding MOB kinase activator 2 isoform X7, with protein sequence MWGGCPPLSSVWHTPFQNVRRMLPVALLSSAWLSLFQNMGWMLPVAPLSSMWRSHPSGESARLVCRSVLLVVELSADSVTDISTPHREHLRPSFEPSLPDSFDSSQRASRFQLPAPALFSAPRTEQKITHCPVSHSRFCSCWTDRPSRTRSEWRGWLRKSKAKPNGKKPAAEERKAYLEPEHTKARITDFQFKELVVLPHEIDLNEWLASNSARGPGATTFFHHINLQYSTISEFCTGETCQTMAVCNTKMRCHGQAQPGKMMGTMLITLRGASSM
- the MOB2 gene encoding MOB kinase activator 2 isoform X3, whose protein sequence is MWGGCPPLSSVWHTPFQNVRRMLPVALLSSAWLSLFQNMGWMLPVAPLSSMWRSHPSGESARLVCRSVLLVVELSADSVTDISTPHREHLRPSFEPSLPDSFDSSQRASRFQLPAPALFSAPRTEQKITHCPVSHSRFCSCWTDRPSRTRSEWRGWLRKSKAKPNGKKPAAEERKAYLEPEHTKARITDFQFKELVVLPHEIDLNEWLASNSARGPGATTFFHHINLQYSTISEFCTGETCQTMAVCNTQYYWYDERGKKVKCTAPQYVDFVMSSVQKLVTDEDVFPTKYENSPALLSPW
- the MOB2 gene encoding MOB kinase activator 2 isoform X4; protein product: MWGGCPPLSSVWHTPFQNVRRMLPVALLSSAWLSLFQNMGWMLPVAPLSSMWRSHPSGESARLVCRSVLLVVELSADSVTDISTPHREHLRPSFEPSLPDSFDSSQRASRFQLPAPALFSAPRTEQKITHCPVSHSRFCSCWTDRPSRTRSEWRGWLRKSKAKPNGKKPAAEERKAYLEPEHTKARITDFQFKELVVLPHEIDLNEWLASNTTTFFHHINLQYSTISEFCTGETCQTMAVCNTQYYWYDERGKKVKCTAPQYVDFVMSSVQKLVTDEDVFPTKYENSPALLSPW
- the MOB2 gene encoding MOB kinase activator 2 isoform X9 → MWGGCPPLSSVWHTPFQNVRRMLPVALLSSAWLSLFQNMGWMLPVAPLSSMWRSHPSGESARLVCRSVLLVVELSADSVTDISTPHREHLRPSFEPSLPDSFDSSQRASRFQLPAPALFSAPRTEQKITHCPVSHSRFCSCWTDRPSRTRSEWRGWLRKSKAKPNGKKPAAEERKAYLEPEHTKARITDFQFKELVVLPHEIDLNEWLASNTTTFFHHINLQYSTISEFCTGETCQTMAVCNTKMRCHGQAQPGKMMGTMLITLRGASSM